The Desulforegula conservatrix Mb1Pa genome has a window encoding:
- a CDS encoding TonB-dependent receptor, whose protein sequence is MNKKFGIDLPYSRILVFLFISTLVIPQIRTDISHAETNSDLSEMSIEELMNLPIKSVGFFDISSDKAPGSIWILNEHDIRTTPSQSIAELLQLTIPAVNVSSHSIYGSLYASRGAPMFDNSSSQFMWDGMNLNSGGSLGVNSGLKLPLLGDIHQIEVSSGPSAVIHGNGALNGFVNLVPKSGSTNPGNYANVSYGFDDRMIKIETGHGLEYGSDKNFYIYAGMAGADGSSANDDLGYGQYSYENHGQGLSNDYNVREIAWPNYRTSLNWNHGQFQFTGLLQKELYSSNSYFTNDQKSPQLYHETAAIRPKVDISLGTLESLEIDIPLEFFDSGYISNYKIQKERGNSDLRIETNCVLKSTRIQDNQLAAGFKIEYDHHRSNRYYLRSRPSSSPIGDDADWVVYSLFTEDIFSISKNWNLTAGIRYDSIKYDTDEASDFLNEIIEDSDLFSPRIATSYNLTQTTVIKAGYQEGFHFPPVTEIYTGNLKPESIKSFETNLIQELPGTGLKITCNAFYNIYKDSLLSDLGSTRGNQRDDFGATGGEIAIDWADGQITKAQLSYSYSRPLDISSNPVSINTADEDLDEWYCYPAHMIKGRIYRYWMEKMIMTSLAFEYGSSVSKPSEEWYQAREIFNNDRFSVSCKGKIRVADRIYIELLVKNVAHNNIPVPSYPYNSPWEGALGEASTYSYIGFRLE, encoded by the coding sequence ATGAATAAAAAATTTGGCATTGATTTACCCTATTCAAGGATTCTTGTTTTCTTATTCATTTCCACGCTTGTAATTCCCCAGATTCGTACAGACATTTCCCATGCTGAAACAAATAGTGATTTGTCGGAAATGAGCATTGAAGAATTGATGAATCTCCCCATAAAATCCGTTGGCTTTTTTGATATATCATCAGACAAGGCGCCAGGATCAATATGGATACTTAATGAGCATGATATAAGAACAACGCCTTCCCAGAGCATCGCCGAACTTCTACAGCTGACCATTCCTGCAGTAAACGTAAGCTCTCATAGCATATATGGCTCCCTTTACGCTTCAAGGGGAGCTCCGATGTTTGATAATTCAAGCAGCCAGTTCATGTGGGATGGGATGAACCTTAATTCAGGTGGCAGCCTTGGAGTCAATTCAGGTCTTAAATTGCCTTTGCTTGGAGATATCCACCAAATAGAAGTCAGCAGCGGCCCGTCAGCTGTCATTCATGGGAATGGCGCGTTAAACGGATTTGTTAATCTGGTACCTAAATCAGGTTCTACGAATCCAGGTAATTATGCAAATGTCAGCTACGGTTTTGATGACAGAATGATCAAAATTGAAACAGGGCATGGTCTTGAATATGGTTCTGATAAAAATTTTTATATTTACGCTGGAATGGCAGGAGCTGATGGGTCATCTGCAAATGACGATCTTGGATATGGACAATACAGCTACGAAAATCATGGTCAGGGGCTCAGCAATGATTATAACGTACGTGAAATAGCATGGCCTAATTACAGGACAAGCCTTAACTGGAATCATGGCCAATTTCAGTTTACAGGACTTCTTCAGAAGGAACTCTATTCGTCAAACAGCTATTTTACAAATGACCAGAAATCTCCCCAGCTCTACCACGAAACAGCAGCAATAAGGCCTAAAGTTGATATCAGCTTGGGAACATTGGAATCACTTGAAATAGACATTCCTCTGGAGTTTTTTGATTCAGGCTATATATCAAATTACAAAATCCAAAAAGAAAGAGGAAACTCTGATTTGAGGATTGAAACAAACTGCGTACTTAAAAGCACAAGAATTCAAGACAACCAGCTGGCTGCCGGCTTCAAGATTGAATACGATCATCACAGAAGCAACAGATATTACCTGAGGTCAAGACCTTCATCTTCTCCAATTGGAGACGATGCTGACTGGGTTGTATACTCACTTTTTACTGAAGATATTTTTTCAATTTCAAAAAACTGGAACCTGACAGCAGGAATAAGGTATGACAGCATCAAATACGATACGGACGAGGCATCTGATTTTCTGAATGAAATAATTGAAGATTCAGATCTTTTTTCTCCAAGAATTGCCACTTCATATAATTTGACACAAACCACCGTAATAAAGGCAGGATACCAGGAAGGTTTTCACTTTCCTCCTGTAACTGAAATTTACACCGGCAACTTAAAACCAGAATCAATAAAAAGCTTTGAAACCAATCTCATTCAGGAGCTTCCAGGCACAGGCCTGAAAATAACCTGCAACGCTTTTTACAATATTTACAAAGATTCGCTGCTCTCAGATCTTGGAAGTACAAGGGGCAACCAGAGAGATGATTTTGGGGCAACCGGTGGGGAAATAGCCATTGACTGGGCGGATGGTCAGATTACAAAAGCCCAGTTATCCTATTCGTACAGCAGACCGCTCGATATTTCCAGCAACCCGGTGTCCATCAACACAGCAGATGAAGATCTTGATGAATGGTACTGCTACCCTGCTCATATGATTAAAGGCAGGATATATCGTTACTGGATGGAAAAAATGATAATGACTTCCCTTGCGTTTGAATATGGCAGCAGCGTTTCCAAACCTTCTGAAGAATGGTATCAGGCCAGGGAAATATTTAATAATGACCGTTTCAGTGTTAGCTGCAAGGGTAAAATCAGAGTGGCGGATCGAATTTACATTGAATTACTCGTTAAAAATGTGGCACACAACAATATACCAGTACCATCCTACCCATACAATTCTCCGTGGGAAGGCGCCCTTGGAGAAGCCTCTACTTATTCATACATCGGTTTCAGATTGGAATGA